From one Lysinibacillus sp. G4S2 genomic stretch:
- a CDS encoding FHA domain-containing protein: MYDQNSTDVYSENTKKQMIIKIIDIIIVTIAFFFILYVFVMNQDVLLKTMIGIVMVILAIIFGSMKYETKVTKFDVTKTDIRKLVLLNDRGVEVEEWEIDEQTSLLIGKSSASNQADIDLSGTEYESLINYEHAVLNCVSGVWYIEDIDSVNGVGIKKAHKRVKNRLKHENPYPIGNGDTIYIANTRILVK; this comes from the coding sequence ATGTATGACCAAAATTCAACGGATGTATACAGTGAAAACACAAAGAAACAAATGATTATAAAAATTATCGATATCATTATTGTCACAATCGCCTTCTTTTTCATTTTATATGTATTTGTCATGAATCAGGATGTTCTTTTGAAAACGATGATTGGTATAGTGATGGTCATACTCGCTATTATTTTTGGCTCTATGAAATATGAAACAAAAGTAACGAAATTTGATGTGACCAAAACGGACATTCGAAAGCTAGTTCTCCTCAATGATCGGGGAGTGGAAGTTGAGGAATGGGAGATAGATGAACAAACTTCATTACTTATTGGAAAAAGTTCAGCTAGCAATCAGGCAGATATTGACTTAAGTGGTACAGAGTATGAATCACTCATTAACTATGAGCATGCCGTATTAAATTGTGTATCTGGAGTATGGTACATAGAGGACATTGATTCTGTCAATGGTGTGGGTATCAAAAAAGCTCATAAGCGCGTAAAAAATAGATTAAAGCACGAAAACCCTTACCCCATAGGTAATGGAGATACGATATACATAGCAAATACACGAATTTTAGTGAAATAG
- a CDS encoding serine/threonine-protein kinase yields the protein MQATTQVELSLPINSVLKDTYKIKEILATSKLSFVYIVENINEGNQLIIKEFFPNEIALRDLDNKTVVNRLPSTKQKFKDLKEIFLNEAFIMQQIDHRNIVKYIEHFEENESIYIVMEYYEGMLLDQYLNKYQIHERDHVYSDIFLPLMNALRYLHKKGILHRDIKPSNIMIDSEGNPYLLDFGSAIFYKTTENYQIFTSPGYSPLEQYSYKSEQGVYTDIYSLAATFYFSLTNVIPMDISQRLIEDRIENVRFYNKKVSILLSQTIMWGLSVHAKRRCPSLKYMELIISFEPIINRIKNYNKENNSK from the coding sequence ATGCAAGCGACGACTCAAGTTGAATTGAGCTTACCGATAAACAGTGTTTTGAAAGATACATATAAAATTAAAGAAATACTTGCAACTAGTAAATTGTCTTTTGTTTATATCGTGGAGAATATCAATGAAGGGAATCAGCTAATTATTAAAGAGTTCTTTCCAAATGAAATCGCTTTACGGGATTTAGATAATAAGACTGTAGTTAACCGTTTACCTTCAACGAAGCAGAAATTTAAAGATTTAAAAGAGATTTTTCTAAATGAAGCCTTCATTATGCAGCAAATAGATCATCGCAATATCGTCAAATATATCGAACATTTTGAGGAAAATGAATCGATTTATATCGTTATGGAATATTATGAAGGGATGTTGTTAGATCAGTATTTAAATAAGTATCAAATTCATGAAAGAGATCATGTATATTCGGATATATTTCTTCCTTTAATGAATGCTTTGCGTTATTTGCATAAAAAAGGCATACTCCATAGAGACATTAAACCAAGTAATATTATGATAGATTCAGAGGGTAATCCATATTTACTAGATTTTGGTTCAGCGATTTTTTATAAAACTACTGAAAATTATCAAATTTTTACAAGTCCAGGCTATTCTCCTCTTGAACAATATTCCTATAAGTCGGAGCAAGGTGTCTATACCGATATCTATAGTTTAGCTGCAACATTTTATTTTTCACTGACAAATGTAATTCCAATGGATATATCCCAGCGACTAATCGAGGATAGGATTGAGAATGTAAGGTTTTATAATAAAAAAGTGAGTATTCTGTTGTCACAAACTATTATGTGGGGGCTATCTGTGCATGCAAAAAGAAGATGTCCTTCACTTAAATATATGGAATTAATAATTTCTTTTGAACCTATTATCAACAGGATAAAGAACTATAATAAGGAAAATAATTCTAAATGA
- a CDS encoding FHA domain-containing protein: MSLIRCTNGHMFSSRRHRNVCPYCNVMVEQEQRSSSQPTTVDVDDKTMPYLGEMDGIDPVTGWLVCIEGPQMGRDYRILSEKNFIGRAEDMHIRIVGDNSISKRNHAVIVYDPKKRNFYLLPGDASGLAYLNNEAVYTPTELAAYDVIQLGGSMFLFIPLCGVHFEWENNQSEE, translated from the coding sequence ATGAGTTTGATTAGATGTACAAATGGTCACATGTTTAGTTCAAGAAGACATAGAAATGTTTGTCCATATTGCAATGTAATGGTGGAGCAGGAGCAAAGATCAAGCAGTCAGCCAACAACAGTAGATGTTGATGATAAGACAATGCCATATCTTGGAGAAATGGATGGAATCGACCCGGTTACGGGATGGCTAGTTTGTATTGAAGGACCTCAAATGGGGCGAGATTATAGGATTTTATCGGAAAAGAACTTTATAGGTAGAGCTGAGGATATGCATATTCGTATTGTTGGAGATAATTCAATTTCTAAGCGTAACCATGCTGTTATCGTTTATGACCCTAAAAAAAGGAATTTCTATTTACTTCCTGGAGATGCATCGGGATTGGCCTATCTTAACAATGAAGCAGTTTATACGCCAACAGAGCTAGCGGCATATGATGTTATCCAATTAGGTGGAAGTATGTTTCTTTTCATTCCTTTATGTGGCGTTCACTTTGAATGGGAAAACAACCAGAGCGAGGAATGA
- a CDS encoding protein phosphatase 2C domain-containing protein, whose product MGLELLPYIIALVFIIVIITLLMIRSMLTQKVEKNKIEIGNGQTIGRRDEQDDYFSTTETNYGTIAVLADGISGLANGRMASTVAVTTFIQEFKKLSGLNNLEKFFKETALASNHMILENLNGSNGGTTLVAVVIDNNGFLHWGAVGDSVITIFRNGEFIAINQKHIFESVLTERYISGEISQLEVQENPLKKRLINYLGYEGFKNLDIGKSPIQLQKGDKVCLFSDGVYDTITEVEMEKILSQHAPPYDIAQNIIKTVEQKRLKNQDNATIVILEKTW is encoded by the coding sequence ATGGGACTGGAACTACTGCCATACATAATTGCGCTAGTATTTATTATTGTAATCATTACATTACTAATGATTAGAAGCATGCTTACGCAAAAAGTTGAAAAAAACAAAATTGAAATTGGAAATGGTCAAACAATTGGTAGACGGGATGAGCAGGATGACTATTTTTCTACAACTGAAACGAATTATGGAACAATTGCTGTCCTGGCAGATGGCATCAGTGGATTAGCAAACGGTAGGATGGCAAGTACTGTTGCTGTCACGACATTTATACAAGAATTCAAAAAGCTAAGTGGCCTAAACAATTTAGAAAAATTTTTTAAGGAAACTGCTTTAGCGAGTAACCATATGATACTCGAAAATTTAAATGGCTCTAATGGTGGTACGACATTAGTGGCGGTCGTTATTGATAACAACGGATTTCTTCACTGGGGAGCCGTAGGAGATAGTGTGATAACAATTTTTCGAAACGGAGAATTTATCGCTATCAATCAAAAGCATATTTTTGAATCAGTTTTAACAGAGCGTTATATTTCTGGTGAAATATCGCAGCTTGAAGTACAGGAAAATCCTTTGAAAAAGAGACTTATCAATTATTTAGGATATGAAGGCTTTAAAAATCTAGATATAGGAAAAAGTCCGATTCAGCTACAAAAAGGGGACAAGGTATGTCTATTTAGTGATGGAGTCTACGATACGATAACAGAGGTTGAAATGGAGAAAATTCTCTCTCAGCACGCTCCACCGTATGATATTGCACAAAACATCATTAAAACTGTTGAACAAAAACGCTTAAAAAATCAAGATAATGCAACCATCGTCATCCTAGAAAAAACATGGTAA
- a CDS encoding J domain-containing protein — protein MKTHYETLGVSRDATQDQIKVAYRKLSKKHHPDVSGGSKESEKIFLEVTEAYKVLKDQASREAYDARLDGAGQSWSRGQTNEKQSSRQQSTEKRPDFNMDNIEKNFEHFFGFNPKTRETSSTLNKNAKKNPLDTTDLFERFFNK, from the coding sequence ATGAAAACGCATTATGAAACTTTAGGTGTCAGTAGAGACGCCACACAAGATCAAATAAAAGTCGCTTATCGGAAGCTATCAAAAAAACATCATCCAGACGTGAGCGGTGGAAGTAAAGAATCTGAAAAGATTTTTTTAGAAGTGACAGAGGCATACAAAGTACTAAAGGATCAGGCTTCAAGAGAGGCATATGATGCGCGACTAGATGGAGCGGGTCAAAGTTGGAGTAGAGGACAGACAAATGAAAAACAATCTTCACGCCAACAGTCTACTGAAAAAAGGCCAGATTTCAATATGGACAATATTGAAAAGAACTTTGAGCACTTTTTTGGCTTTAATCCTAAAACAAGGGAAACGTCATCAACCCTTAACAAGAATGCAAAGAAAAATCCGTTAGATACAACGGATTTATTTGAACGATTTTTTAACAAGTAA
- a CDS encoding 4'-phosphopantetheinyl transferase superfamily protein, producing the protein MIYYFDSIDLFTQEICNKMIEKLPYERQQKVLHYKRLVDKKLSIISYLLLMYGLKNEYAFSQTINFGYQENQKPYLLNNPHIQFNISHCDYCVVVAISKREIGIDVQDFIEYDQKLAEVVCSKEELDTLNRSNCPEIVFTRYWTLKESYLKMTGEGISEDMIHIDFSSQSEMTFEKYHSYFQLFHNKNYIISSCSLEPNMKINRLSLIDLIQ; encoded by the coding sequence ATGATTTATTATTTTGACTCAATTGACCTCTTCACACAAGAGATCTGCAATAAAATGATTGAAAAACTTCCATATGAACGACAGCAAAAAGTTCTACATTATAAACGGTTAGTTGATAAAAAACTCAGTATTATTTCTTATCTACTATTAATGTATGGATTAAAGAACGAATACGCATTCTCACAAACAATAAATTTTGGGTATCAAGAAAATCAAAAACCGTATCTACTTAATAACCCACATATTCAGTTTAACATTAGCCATTGTGACTACTGTGTGGTAGTTGCTATTTCTAAACGAGAGATCGGTATTGATGTTCAAGACTTTATTGAGTACGATCAGAAATTGGCTGAAGTAGTATGTAGTAAGGAAGAGCTTGATACCTTGAATCGTAGTAATTGTCCAGAAATAGTTTTTACTCGATACTGGACTCTAAAAGAAAGTTATTTAAAAATGACAGGTGAAGGTATCTCAGAAGATATGATACATATAGATTTCTCATCTCAATCAGAGATGACATTTGAAAAATATCATAGTTATTTTCAATTATTTCATAACAAAAATTATATTATAAGTAGTTGCTCTCTTGAGCCTAATATGAAAATCAATAGGCTCTCTTTAATTGACTTAATTCAATAA
- a CDS encoding iron-dependent peroxidase, translating into MAMNYIWDLLIKAEDEGLTKKDIYFNLATTYSPYMELSPQLLNAQFVEQHVEVNPYYRYFEIFNNLFHPDNTTNIEFRDYLFDITLHFLAEIDRMQGMNKREFFIHFILREIEANIFGNLVRDNIHAFTKKEQEIVVLNMLRLYQTGEEIYLLKDTLKRLFKHCIIYVKSEEQDELLLYIPQKHTEQNQRKVQLVQEIFMPIGFHIEVYWQYHFGIMDAEETMKLDRIVLY; encoded by the coding sequence TTGGCTATGAACTATATTTGGGATTTGCTTATTAAAGCTGAAGATGAGGGCCTTACTAAAAAGGATATTTATTTTAACCTTGCCACAACGTATTCGCCCTATATGGAACTTAGTCCACAACTATTAAATGCACAGTTTGTTGAACAGCATGTTGAAGTAAATCCATATTATCGCTATTTTGAAATTTTTAACAATCTCTTTCACCCAGATAATACTACAAATATAGAGTTTAGGGACTATCTTTTTGACATCACCTTGCATTTCTTAGCTGAAATTGATCGTATGCAGGGCATGAATAAAAGAGAATTCTTTATTCACTTTATTCTAAGAGAAATCGAAGCAAATATTTTTGGCAATTTAGTACGTGACAATATTCATGCTTTTACGAAAAAAGAGCAAGAAATAGTTGTCTTGAATATGCTAAGACTTTACCAAACTGGTGAAGAAATCTACTTATTAAAAGATACGCTGAAAAGACTCTTTAAGCATTGCATAATTTATGTGAAATCAGAGGAGCAGGATGAGTTGCTTTTGTACATACCTCAGAAGCACACAGAACAAAATCAGCGAAAGGTACAGCTTGTACAAGAAATTTTTATGCCAATTGGCTTTCATATAGAGGTTTATTGGCAATATCACTTCGGCATTATGGATGCAGAGGAAACGATGAAACTAGATCGAATTGTTCTTTACTAA
- a CDS encoding transcriptional regulator translates to MEIISQTNRTMLFEEINPEKMDLITLVGDVKGIDSLSDEKIKEINQYLLVKSFDEFLDKFSPTVYSFYNAANQKVMYTLKKPEGIQDDCISEIAIDQNNDFLKMLFTLIDTKRSQGIANVDFKFENLLDMISPKKVMDDIRQVRKEIHYLYGEYDKLDDGDPKKLDTGDKLNLMFEVASRNYNNVMAMLPLAIEDIKTRLLLGANQDEDESEKLQIGTLSIGDNGELKIIEAPQNNSSELMVIEENSNYGLSTVFEEDYEEITESPSSYVKDLVVRTFSPLPAVKAEFDVETEVQNYNTYLEFYKNAKDEFVKTVKPLVEKLLGVKMYFDQYATKNKGMQPSLLVTNTKLDMLVKSNNMPRLRTYLNTVNSKNDFTDTVWYGIVPALELEASGKMKVSRSRFKGNDKVAKQEGNTMESLSILLDTVKDYKIQIFFNFMAEEETTFNGIATAGIDRLIDKCSLLVRKDYSEFAIPCLPNFTIIPKDKSGVIIDTRMQTTENGARLSKEKEDILKLWIEGVYVGASYVAAGIVSAYQCPEYLKESFRNVQRNYPGVRFDIEAGDNSLRAVTTMAKEISGFTNNIKDAINSRSFGFVFSSENAQLQDKDIKRITVYKARSLAMEEDGFDSIYKTQVSTYIERILRFQSGDFKHENIVRFFSNNPSSQKSKWLNDKGFVNSIIHDGDDIGYIIDEKTSTCQIDLMFNGNVKNLEVMITKASSAVKA, encoded by the coding sequence ATGGAGATTATTAGTCAAACAAACAGAACCATGCTCTTTGAGGAAATTAATCCCGAAAAAATGGATTTAATTACGCTTGTTGGAGATGTAAAAGGGATTGACAGTCTTAGTGATGAAAAGATTAAAGAAATTAATCAATATCTACTTGTCAAAAGCTTCGACGAATTTTTAGATAAATTTTCTCCAACGGTTTATTCATTCTACAATGCTGCTAACCAAAAGGTAATGTATACATTGAAAAAACCTGAAGGCATTCAAGATGACTGCATTTCTGAAATAGCCATTGATCAAAATAATGATTTTTTAAAGATGCTATTTACCCTCATCGATACGAAAAGAAGTCAGGGAATTGCGAATGTAGATTTTAAATTTGAAAATCTGCTTGATATGATTTCTCCTAAAAAGGTTATGGATGACATTCGACAAGTCAGAAAAGAAATCCATTACTTATACGGTGAATATGACAAATTAGATGACGGTGATCCTAAAAAATTGGATACAGGGGACAAGCTTAACCTGATGTTCGAAGTTGCAAGTAGAAATTACAACAATGTCATGGCGATGCTTCCTCTAGCAATCGAAGATATTAAAACAAGACTATTGTTAGGTGCTAATCAGGATGAAGATGAATCCGAAAAATTACAAATTGGGACACTTTCTATTGGTGACAACGGTGAATTAAAAATCATTGAAGCACCACAAAATAATAGCTCTGAACTGATGGTTATTGAAGAAAATAGTAACTATGGTTTAAGCACAGTTTTTGAAGAGGACTACGAGGAGATTACAGAATCCCCATCCTCTTATGTCAAAGATTTAGTCGTAAGAACATTCTCTCCATTGCCAGCTGTAAAGGCTGAATTTGATGTAGAAACTGAGGTACAAAACTACAATACATACTTAGAATTCTATAAGAATGCTAAGGATGAATTTGTAAAAACAGTGAAACCATTAGTTGAAAAACTATTAGGCGTAAAAATGTACTTTGATCAGTATGCGACTAAAAACAAAGGTATGCAGCCTTCGTTACTTGTAACGAACACAAAGTTAGACATGCTCGTTAAAAGTAATAATATGCCAAGATTACGCACGTATTTAAATACTGTTAACTCGAAAAATGACTTTACAGATACAGTGTGGTACGGGATTGTCCCTGCTCTAGAACTAGAGGCATCTGGAAAAATGAAAGTTAGCAGATCTAGATTTAAAGGGAACGATAAAGTTGCTAAGCAAGAAGGTAATACAATGGAATCGTTATCTATTCTTCTAGATACTGTGAAAGATTATAAGATACAAATTTTCTTCAATTTCATGGCAGAAGAAGAAACAACGTTCAATGGCATTGCAACAGCAGGTATTGATCGCCTTATCGATAAATGCTCATTGCTTGTTCGAAAAGATTATAGTGAGTTCGCGATACCATGTCTACCGAACTTCACCATTATTCCTAAAGATAAATCAGGTGTAATCATTGATACAAGAATGCAGACAACAGAAAATGGAGCACGTCTGTCTAAAGAAAAAGAAGATATCTTAAAGCTTTGGATAGAAGGCGTCTATGTTGGTGCTAGTTATGTAGCTGCAGGTATCGTCTCAGCTTATCAATGTCCAGAATATTTGAAAGAATCTTTCAGAAATGTTCAGAGAAATTACCCTGGTGTACGATTCGATATTGAAGCCGGTGATAACTCACTTAGAGCCGTTACTACAATGGCAAAAGAAATCTCAGGCTTTACTAATAATATTAAAGATGCTATTAACAGCAGAAGCTTTGGCTTTGTGTTCTCTTCGGAAAATGCTCAGCTTCAAGATAAAGATATTAAACGTATTACCGTGTATAAAGCAAGAAGCTTGGCGATGGAAGAAGACGGATTTGATTCAATCTACAAAACACAGGTTAGTACGTATATTGAGAGAATTCTACGATTCCAATCAGGTGACTTTAAGCACGAAAATATCGTTCGATTCTTTAGTAATAATCCAAGTAGTCAAAAAAGCAAATGGCTTAATGACAAAGGCTTTGTAAACTCCATTATTCACGATGGAGATGACATCGGCTACATTATCGATGAAAAAACAAGCACATGTCAGATTGACCTGATGTTTAACGGTAATGTGAAGAACCTTGAAGTGATGATTACAAAGGCATCAAGTGCCGTCAAGGCCTAA
- a CDS encoding serine/threonine protein phosphatase, producing MRKENSNFKTSFLSEAGSFLQNKDYFAYTELDDVACWVAVKGLDSDQEISSAELAVKAILEKFMEKPSMSRRSIKKYIRYAQNILQNQSLRVRLKASIVMVVSDYSKMIVAVAGNSRLYHFRNGTLSFKSTDQSLAQELVSNRNRSLDISQHEERTNLLNYLGKPNDFQPFVSKKMKLMDGDVLVLCTAGFWEDVGEIEMADALEDVKEPEQYTDLLEEVLLSRQRKVVNNYTIAAIFVNKVYQETNKKKMKYIKMIAAALIVTLIVGGGAIYYQAKQGKKMAELTVEMKDHEKSGNLYFQDGNYEKALLEYSEGRNAAKKLNDPIHRNLLAKKLRITELIINGDKLAEEGKFNEALEQYEKAKKEGKLIDDFGKEAIEQRIANMDTIVQIAEAVKDGDFRFESEDYNGALAAYQKARKKALTIAYTGEPQIKTKIEETEAKIAELKKAQKELKAEGLEKSGDQSYASQEYGKAIEYYTLAQEIYQETELLSKVLGLERKVMNANDKLNPVPQGPPAGKAVPEEETPPMNEGTAADQPSDSEVMKEGK from the coding sequence ATGAGAAAGGAAAATAGCAACTTTAAAACAAGCTTTTTATCCGAAGCGGGCTCATTTTTGCAAAATAAAGATTACTTTGCCTATACAGAGCTGGACGATGTAGCCTGCTGGGTAGCTGTGAAGGGGTTAGATTCAGATCAGGAAATAAGTAGTGCAGAGCTTGCGGTGAAGGCAATTTTAGAAAAATTTATGGAAAAGCCATCCATGTCCAGAAGAAGCATCAAAAAATATATAAGATATGCGCAGAACATACTGCAAAATCAAAGCTTAAGAGTAAGATTAAAAGCTAGTATCGTTATGGTCGTATCAGATTACTCAAAAATGATTGTTGCAGTTGCAGGAAACTCGAGACTGTATCATTTTCGTAATGGCACTTTATCGTTTAAAAGCACTGATCAAAGCTTGGCACAGGAGCTAGTGAGTAATAGGAACCGTTCGTTAGATATTAGTCAGCATGAGGAAAGAACCAATCTGCTAAATTATCTTGGCAAACCAAATGATTTTCAGCCTTTTGTCTCTAAAAAAATGAAATTAATGGATGGCGATGTATTAGTGCTTTGTACAGCCGGCTTTTGGGAAGATGTCGGTGAAATTGAGATGGCAGACGCGCTGGAAGATGTAAAAGAGCCGGAGCAATATACTGATTTATTGGAAGAGGTACTTTTAAGTAGGCAAAGGAAGGTTGTTAATAATTACACAATCGCTGCTATATTCGTTAATAAGGTTTACCAGGAAACGAACAAGAAAAAGATGAAATACATCAAAATGATTGCAGCTGCATTAATCGTCACTTTAATCGTAGGTGGAGGTGCAATTTATTATCAAGCAAAACAAGGGAAAAAAATGGCCGAATTAACCGTAGAAATGAAAGATCATGAAAAGAGCGGAAATCTTTATTTTCAAGATGGAAATTATGAAAAGGCGCTTCTGGAATATAGCGAGGGCAGAAATGCAGCAAAGAAATTGAACGACCCAATACATAGGAATTTGCTAGCGAAAAAATTAAGAATTACTGAGCTGATCATTAATGGGGATAAGTTGGCAGAAGAAGGAAAATTTAATGAAGCGCTTGAGCAATATGAAAAGGCTAAAAAGGAAGGCAAGCTCATTGATGATTTTGGAAAAGAAGCAATCGAGCAAAGAATCGCTAATATGGATACCATTGTACAAATTGCTGAAGCTGTGAAAGATGGAGATTTTCGATTTGAGTCAGAGGATTACAATGGGGCTCTTGCAGCGTATCAAAAAGCCAGAAAAAAAGCCCTTACCATTGCTTATACTGGCGAACCTCAAATAAAGACGAAAATAGAAGAGACAGAGGCTAAAATAGCTGAATTGAAAAAGGCCCAGAAGGAATTGAAGGCTGAAGGCTTAGAAAAAAGCGGGGATCAGAGCTATGCAAGCCAAGAGTACGGAAAAGCAATTGAATATTATACACTTGCACAGGAAATTTATCAGGAGACAGAGCTACTATCAAAGGTTTTAGGTCTAGAGCGAAAGGTTATGAACGCCAATGATAAATTAAATCCTGTTCCTCAAGGACCACCAGCTGGTAAAGCAGTACCTGAGGAAGAAACTCCACCTATGAATGAAGGGACAGCTGCCGATCAGCCATCTGACTCTGAGGTGATGAAAGAGGGAAAATAA
- a CDS encoding normocyte-binding protein, which produces MIKELMFERLRKIEDLEQRQLLKDIVSGVFVNLIDYQDEMNKRLEERIFNEIDNAEDRFDIYVTLSSKEDVDPIHECLFPMRSADIESKPIKIEKLLESFKKYKTAVLFTLFLECDSMQIQQLLAEQRHFSGRLVTTEGQVEIKVSLTRNTDYLQEIDRLYPIFQINGLPWKTINHPFAYKFFDVNLVDCPSLNEDVEITEIIIDLEEYEQKKRLNMVPLWNIERHTLKNVGFPVPAVDKVNFEHVLSLRKTGNQHGYLVEADEQSVRYVKRSDNELTVVSPQDKSGVWELVKIVKMEDEKIGKLNYELVSNRRIEHFMHKFASKYTASIKTKGEITRMINSFEVANRLELVDVDILDSFSGTSFSHSANPFLTEMIGDNGHKKTMLLKFKAKEERSFISNDILSFLVSEVQRHFFEYKCEGVWL; this is translated from the coding sequence TTGATAAAAGAGCTCATGTTTGAACGGTTACGTAAAATAGAGGATCTAGAACAACGTCAGCTACTAAAGGATATTGTCAGTGGCGTTTTTGTAAATTTAATCGATTATCAGGATGAAATGAACAAAAGACTTGAGGAGCGCATATTCAACGAAATAGATAATGCAGAGGATAGGTTTGACATTTATGTAACGCTTAGTTCCAAGGAAGATGTTGATCCCATTCATGAATGCTTATTCCCGATGCGATCAGCTGATATAGAAAGTAAACCAATCAAAATTGAAAAACTACTTGAATCGTTTAAAAAATATAAAACGGCAGTACTGTTCACATTATTTCTAGAATGTGATTCCATGCAAATTCAACAGTTACTTGCTGAGCAGCGACACTTCAGTGGAAGGCTAGTAACGACAGAAGGACAAGTAGAGATTAAGGTCAGTCTTACGAGAAACACCGACTATTTGCAAGAAATCGACAGGCTTTATCCGATTTTCCAAATAAATGGCTTACCATGGAAAACAATCAATCACCCATTCGCTTATAAATTTTTTGATGTAAATTTGGTGGATTGTCCTTCTTTAAACGAAGATGTTGAAATCACTGAAATCATCATTGATTTAGAGGAGTATGAGCAGAAAAAACGACTGAATATGGTGCCGCTTTGGAACATTGAACGGCATACGCTGAAAAATGTTGGGTTTCCTGTCCCGGCCGTTGATAAGGTGAATTTTGAGCATGTCCTTTCCTTACGAAAAACCGGAAACCAGCATGGCTATCTTGTCGAAGCTGATGAGCAAAGTGTTCGCTACGTTAAACGTTCGGACAATGAATTGACAGTTGTTTCACCGCAAGATAAATCAGGGGTTTGGGAGCTTGTGAAAATTGTAAAAATGGAAGACGAGAAGATTGGGAAATTAAATTACGAGCTTGTATCAAATCGACGAATAGAGCATTTTATGCACAAATTTGCTAGTAAGTATACTGCTAGTATTAAAACGAAGGGCGAAATTACTCGTATGATTAATTCCTTCGAGGTAGCCAATAGACTTGAGCTTGTAGATGTTGACATATTGGACTCGTTTTCAGGAACAAGCTTTAGTCACTCTGCGAATCCTTTCTTAACGGAAATGATAGGCGATAATGGTCATAAAAAAACGATGCTACTAAAGTTTAAGGCGAAAGAGGAAAGAAGCTTTATTTCAAATGACATATTGAGCTTCCTCGTATCGGAAGTACAACGACATTTTTTTGAATATAAATGTGAAGGTGTTTGGCTATGA
- a CDS encoding membrane-associated protease 1 → MGFVLKVEGSEAIELGLDSIISVEYDTDTPNDSNARSTDVGATLKIRGKILTATDGDNSDDTMKLGLWSLVPAEKADCYRKVTLEVISADQVVRKIHFPNAFVVDYTEKYGDTEGIGEFYLYVKQKKDKTDLAKIEGGYAV, encoded by the coding sequence ATGGGTTTTGTATTAAAAGTAGAAGGATCAGAAGCAATTGAACTAGGGTTAGATAGCATTATATCTGTTGAGTATGATACAGATACTCCAAATGACTCTAACGCACGTTCTACAGATGTAGGAGCAACTTTAAAAATTAGAGGTAAAATTCTTACTGCAACTGATGGTGACAATTCTGATGATACGATGAAATTAGGTTTATGGTCATTAGTACCAGCTGAAAAGGCTGACTGTTACCGTAAAGTAACATTAGAAGTTATTTCTGCTGATCAAGTAGTAAGAAAAATTCATTTCCCAAATGCTTTTGTTGTTGACTACACAGAAAAATATGGTGACACAGAAGGTATCGGTGAATTCTACTTATACGTTAAGCAAAAGAAAGACAAAACAGACTTGGCGAAAATCGAAGGCGGCTACGCTGTCTAA